CATCACGCTCGTGGGGCTGATCGCCAAGAACGGCATCCTCATCGTGGAATTCGCGAACACGCTGCAGTCCCGCGGCCTCTCGAAAGTGGCCGCGCTGCGCGAAGCGTCATTGACGCGGTTGCGACCGGTGCTCATGACCTCGACGGCGACCGTCTTTGGCCACTTCCCGCTGGTGCTTGTGTCGGGGCCGGGAGCGGCGGCCCGCAACAGCATCGGGATCGTGCTGGTCGCAGGCATGATCGTCGGCACGCTGTTCACCCTGTTCATCGTCCCGGTGTTCTATTCGCTGATCGCGGCGCATCACCGCCCGAGCCCACGTGCGGCAGCGCCTTCCTTGGCGAGCGCGCCGGCGGAGGTCATCCCGTGACTAGTGGCCCATGTGGGAGAACTCGAGGCTCGGGTAGGTGACCGCACAGGGACGCTGGAAGATCCTGGAGGATTTGGCAAAACATGTCGGAGTGAGCACCTATTACTTCCACCGCGTTTTTAAGAAGGTCACGGGATTGACGCCCAGGGCGTACGCGGGAGCGCATCGCGCCAAGCGTGTGAGAGCTGAGCTCGCTCGGCGCGCTACGGTGACTGAGGCGATCTACGGCCGCGCCGGTGGCGCCAATACGGAGGTACGCTTCGCCATCGGCGAGTGCTCCCTCGGGTCTATCCTCGTCGCTTAAAGCGAGCGCGGTGTTTGTGCCATTCTCCTGGGCGATGATCCCCAATTGGCGCGCGATCTACAAGACCGGTTCCCGCGAGCCAACGTGATTGGCGGCGACACCGAGTTCGAGCAGGTGGTGGCCAAAGTCGTGTCGTGGGCTTCGTGGAAGCGCCTAGACCTGGGACTCGACCTGCCGCTCGATGTGCGCGGCACCGCGTTCCAGCAGCGCGTTTGGCAAGCTCTGCGGGAGATCGCCAAGGTACGGGCCCTATTTCCTAATCTCTTTTCTCTAGATTACTCAGCGCCCTACTAAACGTTTCAGCTATCGCTATGACTAGAACGATAGGCCCAGGGTGACCCGCACCGAACGCGGCTCGACGGGATGGAAATGGATGTCGTTCACGCCCGCGGCGGACTCTCCCGGTAGCCGCGAGGCGTAGAAATACTCGACGTCGCTGTCCTCGGAATCGAGGAGGTTGAAAATCTCGATGCCGAGGCGCAGGTCGTCGCGGAGCTTGTAGCCGATGTCGGCGTTGAGGAGCGTGGTGGATGAGGAGCGCACGCTGTCGTCCTCGATGAGGGGCCTTGGCCCGAAATAACGCACCCGGAGCCCCCCGAAGAAACCCTTGAGGTCGTCGATCGTGACTCCGGCCGCGATCACCGTCTCGATGGCGCCCGGGATGTGATCCCCCGCGGCGTCATCGTCGGAAAATCGCGCTTTGGAGAAGGAGAAGTCGGCATCGAATGTGAGCCAGGGCAGCGGGCGGTAGTAATTGGTCCACTCCACCCCGTAGCGGCGGCTCGGGCGGCCGGCCTCGGTGGTACCCGCATCGCCGATGAATAGCAGCTCGGAATCGAGCTCGAGGAGCCAGAACGACAAGGTGCTGTCGAGGTCCGGGACCAGCGCGGTGCGCACGCCCACATCGAAACCCTCGGCCTGCACCAGCGGGTCGACGGGCTGGACCGGCTCGCCGCTCTTGGGGTCCAACGTGATGGTGGTGCCGCGGCCGTCGTTGCTGTGGAAGCCATAGCCCAGGTTGATGTAGTACTCGGTATCGAACCAGGGACCGAAGATGAGGCTGAGCTTAGGGTTCGGAGCCCGTCGCTGGCGGTACCGGAGTTGCGCGGGTCGTCCGAATCGACATCGAAGGCGTAGAAATCACCCCGAAGACCGGCCACGGTGCGAAACTTCGGGTGCCAGCGGGTGCGGTTCTGGAGATAAGGTGAGACGCTCACCTGATCCACGCGGTCTTTCCGTACGGTCTGGAGCCGCCGGCGTTCGCGGGTGTTGAAGAGCCCGACGCTCCCGATGTCGTCATAGCGGATCTGCAAGCCCACGGTGTTCTCGATGTCGAGCCCGCCCCAGGTGGGAAACCAGGAATGGTGGCCGGAGAGGCCATACACATGGCGTTGGTCCTCCTGCTCGAACTGGTCGCCGTTCACCGGATCATCGAGAAAGAAGGTGAAGTTCGAGAAGAGGTTCAGCCCATAGTCGAGGAAATAGCCGTGGACATGGGTGGCGCTGTCCGCGGCGCTCCGCCGCCATTCCCCGGAGGCGCTGTAGCGATGGGTGTGGCCGCCGTCGCTGGTATCCAAAGCACCGAAGCGCCCGATGTCGCCGCTGTCCACGGCGCGGCGCGGTGCCTGATCGGTGGCGTTCCAGTCTCCGCTATAGCCCATGGCGGTCAGGTTGAAACCGTTGAGCGCATCGCCCCGGCTGTAGCGCAGCACCCCTGTAACGTCGATACTCGTCGGGATGGTCCCAGGGACCGTCGTTGTCGAAGACCTCGAAGGCGCCGAGCACCTGCCCGGCCGCGAGCGCGGTCGAGCCGGCCATGAGGCCGCGATAGTAGTCGTAGCTGCCGCCGGTGAACTGGACCAGCGCACGCGGGAGCGTATTCGCATAGTCGATGCGGGCCGCGCCGGCCGCCGAGAAATCCCCCTCGTCGGCATAGTACGGCCCCTTGCGGTAGTCGATGCCGCCGATGATTTCCGGGATCACGAAATTCAGATCGGTGTAGCCCTGGCCGTGGCCGTGGGTGGGTAAATTCACAGGGATCCCGGCGACCGAGGTCGCGAAGTCGGTGCCATGGTCCAAGTTGAATCCCCGGAGAAAGAACTGGTTGGCCTTGCCGGCCCCCGAGTGCTGGGTGATGATCACCCCCGGTACGGTCTCCAGGACCTCGCCGGGGCGCAGGAGCGGGCGCGACTCGATCTGCTCGGGACCCACCCGGCCTGCAGTCGCCGAGTCGCCGATCCCGATGAGGGAATCGTAGCGCTCGGTGACCTCGATGGGCGGGAGCTGCACGGGCTCATCCCCACGGGCGGCCCACGGCATGAGGTTGAGGACTAGCCAAACATATTTGAGATTACGGGTACCTCTCCAAGGTCCCTGTCCCTCCGGGAGAGGGACTGTCTTTTTCTCCCTCTCCCGCCGGGAGAGGGTTGGGGTGAGGGGATCAAAATCATCGACGAAAGTGTTTGATTTGATTCCGCTCATCCTTGCACCCTCGGCGCGCCAAGCAGGGCCGCCTTCGGCCCCGGCCAGCTTCGCTGGCGCTCGGGTACTCGCCCCTGGCCCTGGCTCTCTCCCTGAGGGGAAGGGATTCCCAGACTTGCTGAAGTGATTCTGTACGGCATCGGATATGTGAGAATCTAACAGCCAGAAGAGGCGCCGTGAGCTGGCTCCCGCCAAGACCCAGTCGTCGCCATGGCGTAGAGCTTATCCACGGAGAGATGTCCTCGATCGTTCCATTCACGTCGACCTTTTGGTCAGCTTTCACGGGTCGGTGCTCCTTTTCGGTTGTTGTAGGCGCAGTTGGATATCGATCATACGTTTCTCGAAGCGATCTGGATGTGGCCATGAAACCGGCGGTCAGGGTCCTGCCATGGTGCCTGCCGCTTTTTCGTGAGGCTTCCCGTAGAACCAACTCATTTGCTTGGATCCTCGCAGTCGGTACACTTTACGGGTGCCCTTCACAATAAGACAACGCATCGGGCTCGCCTTGGGGCCGGTTCTGTTCTTGGCCTTGGGCTTAACGGCCGGAGGGCTCGGCGGCCCGGCCCGGTGGACGGCGGCGGCGGTGGTCTGGATGGTGATCTGGTGGATCACGGAGCCTGTGCCGCTGTGGCTCACGGCCTGTATTCCTCTGGTGGTCTTTCCTCTTTGCGGCACGGCAGCGCTGCCCGCGGTGCTGTTGCAGTACTTCGATCCGATCAATTTCCTGTTTCTTGGCGGCATGATGATCGCGGCCTCCATGCAGCAATGGGGATTGCATCGGCGGATTGCGCTCGCCATCATCGCACGCGTCGGCAGTAGCCCGGCGCGCATCGTCCTGGGGTTTATGCTGGCCACGGGATTTATCAGCCTTTGGATCTCGAACACGGCCGCCACCATGATGATGTTCCCGATCGCCATGGCGGTGCTGCTCAATTTCGAAGAGACCCTCGGCCGCAACGATCCGGGACTAAGGCGCTTCGGTCTGGTCTTGATGTTAGGAGTTGCTTATGCCGCAAGCATCGGGGGCATGGGCACCAAGATCGGCACGGCCCCGAATCTGGTGTTCGTCAAACAGGCTGAGATGCACCTCGGCCATGATGTGGATTTCGTCACTTGGCTCAAAGCCGGATTGCCGGTGGTGCTGGTGGCCTTGCCGCTCGTCTGGTTATACCTGGTGCGCTGGGCGGTCCCGGTGCAGCGGACGGAATTGGTAGGCAACGCTGGCGAGGTGATCGCGGGCGCCCGTGCGCGTCTCGGCCCGATGAAGGCGGGAGAGTACGTCGCGCTCAGCGGCTTTCTGCTCGCGGCGTTCCTTTGGATCTTGCGTAAGGATATCGACCTCGGATCCATCACCATCCCGGGATGGTGGGGGTGGGTTTCCTTCGGTTGGGAAGACTGGATCGGGCGCCCGATCGAGAGTCTTCCCGCACCGCTTGCGCGGCTCTTGCGCCAGGACATGGGCGACGCGGCCGTGGCCATGGGAATCGGGATCATGCTCCTTCTTATCCCCGTGTCCATACGCCCTTTACGGTTTGGCTTGGCGCCGCGGCAGATGCGAACCCTTCCCTGGGGTATGCTGGTCTTGCTCGGGGGCGGTTTTGCGATGGCCTACGGGATGCAGGAAAGCGGACTCTCCACGTGGCTCGCGGGTCTCTTGAAAGGCGCGGATCCTGCCTCGCCATTGCTTTTATTTATTCTTGTATGTCTCTTCACCACGGCGTTGACGGAGGTGGCATCCAACACTGCGACGGCCAACATGCTTTTGCCGATTCTCGCCGCGGCGAGCGCGCCGAGTTTCGGGCTGCACCCGGCGCCCTTGATGCTCGCCGCGACCCTCGCGGCATCCTTGGGGTTCATGCTTCCGGCGGGGACTCCACCGAACGCGATCGTCTACTCGAGCGGCTACATCACCGTCGGGCAAATGGCACGGAGCGGCGTTCTCATCGACCTCACCGGCGCGCTTTTCATCGGAGTTCTGTGCTACTTCCTCGCGCCGTGGGCGCTTGGAGTGACCCGGCTCAGCCCTTAGAGCCGTCACGATGGCGCGTGCTCTTATAATCGCGTGTTTTTACCCCCATTTGTGTAGGTGCCGCGCAAACGAATTATTACTATGAACACACTGATCCCCGTCTTGCCGATCAAGAACAGCGTGCTCTTCCCCCACCTGGTGATGCCGCTCGCGGTAGGCCGGCCGGTCTCGGTTGCGGCAGTGGAGGCGGCGTTGATGCGTGAAGACAAGCTCATCGGAGTGTTCGCGCAGCGGCAACCATCGGTTGAGGAACCGGCGTTGACCGATTTGTATCCGATCGGAACGCTCGGGATCATCAAAAAGATAGCCCGGTCCGATGACGTCATTCAGATCGTCGTTCAGGGGACCCGGCGCGTGCAGGCGGGGGCCGTGGCGCACACGCATCCTTTTCTGAGTCTGGAGATTGGCGAAGTTCCGGAGCCCGAGGACAGCGGCGCGGAGGTCGAAGCCCTGCAGCGGGCGGTCTTGGATCTCGCCGGCAAGATGCTGCAGCTCGTGCAACCCCAGATCCAAACGAGCTTGAGCCATATCATTGCCGAAGTCGATGACCCCTTGCACCAGGTGTATTTGATCGGTTCCCTGTTGTCGCTGGAGGTGGAGAAGGAGCAGGCCTTGCTTGGAGCCATGTCGCGGCGGGAGGCGTTACGCCTGGCGCACGCGTATTTGAATCACGAGGTCCAGGTTCTCGAGATCAGGAACAAGATCGCCAGCGAGGCGCAATCGGAAATGACCCGCCAGCAGCGCGAATACCTACTGCGCCAGCAGTTGCGCGCGATCCAAGGGGAGCTTGGCGAGCAGAGTCCCGAGCAGAGCGAGGTAGCGGAGCTGCGCAAGCGCATGGAGGAAGCGCATCTTCCCGCGCTCGTCGAGAAAGAGGTCGAGAAAGAGCTCAAACGCCTCGATCGCATGCCCGCGTCGGCTCCCGATTACCAGATCGCGCGCAGTTACGTCGAGCTGACGCTCGAGCTCCCGTGGAGCAAGGCCACGACCGATATTTACGATCTCGGCCGGGCGCGCGAGATCCTGGATGCGGATCATTTCGATCTCAAGGAGGTCAAGGAACGCATCATCGAGCATCTGGCGGTCATGAAGCTCAATCCCGAGGCGCGCGCGCCGATTCTCTGCTTCGTGGGACCGCCGGGTGTGGGCAAGACCTCCTTGGGGCAGTCGATCGGCCGGGCCTTGGATCGGAAGTTCGAGCGCCTGTCCTTGGGCGGCCTGCACGATGAGGCCGAGCTGCGCGGCCACCGGCGCACCTATATCGGCGCCATGCCGGGACGCGTCATTCGGGCGATACGCCGCGCCGGGGTGAGAAACCCGCTCCTCATGCTCGATGAGGTCGATAAGCTCGGCCGCGATTATCGCGGCGATCCCTCGGCGGCCTTGATGGAGATTCTGGATCCCGCCCAAAACAACGCTTTTCTCGACAATTACCTGGATCTGCCTTTCGACCTCTCGCAGGTGTTTTTCATCACCACGGCCAACACCTTGGACAGTATCCCGCGGCCGCTCTTGGATCGCATGGAGACGCTGCGCCTCGCGGGTTACAGCGAGGAGGAGAAACGCGAGATCGCCCGCCGCTATCTCATCGGCCGCCAGATGAAGGAATCCGGACTCGGTGAAACGCAGATCACTCTTCCCGAGGAAACCTTGGCCTATGTGATCCGGCGCTATACCCGCGAGGCGGGGGTGCGCGAGCTCGAGCGGGTGCTCGGCCGGATCTGCCGCAAGATCGCCACGCGCGTGGCCGAAGGCGATACCCGTCCGGTGACGGTCCATCCTGAGGACCTATCCGAGCTTCTCGGACCGGAGCGCTTCTTCCCCGAGGCGGCCCGCCGGCAACTGGCGCCCGGCGTGGCCGCGGGTCTCGCCTGGACCGAGTCGGGGGGCGATGTGCTGTATGTAGAGACGGTGCTTCTGCCCGAGGGCAAGGATCTGGTGATGACGGGACAGCTCGGCAGCGTGATGCAGGAATCGGCCAAGGCCGCGCAGAGCTACATCGCATCGCGGGCGGGGGCTTTCGGGATAGCCGAGGCCACCCGTCAAAGCGGGGTGCACATCCATGTGCCGGCCGGGGCGATCCCGAAGGATGGGCCCTCGGCGGGCGTGACCATGGTGACGGCGCTGACCTCGCTTTACAATGCACGCCCGGTCCGCAGCGACACTGCCATGACCGGAGAGATCACCTTGAGCGGCCTGGTATTGCCGGTCGGAGGCGTGAAGGAAAAGATGCTCGCCGCGCACCGTGCCGGGATCAAACGCGTGATTTTGCCAAAGGAGAACGAAAAGGACCTGCGCGAATTGCCCGAGCAGGTCCGCAACGAAGTCGAGTTTATTCTGGCCGCCCGCATCGAGGAAGTGCTGTGCGCGGCCATCCCCGATCTGCCGCAACCGTTGCGCGCCGGCTGCGGTCCTTAACGCCGTGTGTAGCGGTGCTTCACGCCCGCCGGAAACCACTCCAGATCGCCAAGGGCTTTAAGCTCGATGTGCGGAAGTTGGGAAGCGGGCGGGACGTAGTTCGCGAATTCACTGTTCAAACGCCGTAGCTTGCGGACGATCACCCGGGCGGCCGCATCGCGGCGTTCGCCGCTCGCCGTCTCGCCGGGAGCGAGCTCGATGACGATCGCGAGGAAACGATTCTTGTCTTCATCCTCGCGCGCTTGCATGACGAATTTTCCCGTGACCCATTCCCGGATTTCTGTCTGCTCCAGCCCGACGCTAACGTTCTCGGGATAGATGTTGGCGCCGAAATAGGAGATCACGAAGTGCGAGCGCCCGAACACGAACGCGAAGGGGAGGGGACGGATCCCGCGGCCATCGCCCGGTTCGAGCGCCGCGAGCGGATCGAATTCCCACTCCTTGAGAAAGCGCAGCATCGCTGGATAGTCCACCAGCCCGCCCTCGTCCGAGATATGGTAACGAACGAGCGGGATCCCGTTGTCCCCGCTGAAGAGCAAGGTGCCTTCCGAGATCTCAAAGTAGCGCTGCAAGGGGTCGTATTGAACGAGGGTCGGCAAGCGCGGCTCGCCGAAGAGTTGCCGCGCCGCCTCGGGCGTGTCGGCCAAGAACCGCCGGATGCACACCGACAGCGGCGTCTCATTGCCCAAGACCCCGGCATCCGCCGTCCCATAGAGCGAGGCCGCATCACGGCAGTGGTCCATCGCGCCCGCGCGCTCGAGGACCAGCGCGCGCCATTCCTCGCTGAAAACCTCGCCGGCCAGGGCCAGCTTGATATTATAACGCGGCCAAGCGATGCCGCGCGCCCGTCCCGTATCGATCACGTCCTTGAGAAAGGGCGGATAGCCGAGCAGCGCGACCTGCTCGAAATTCGGGCCGAGGGCTTCGATGATGCGCAAGATCTCGTCTTTATTATTGCCCGGCGTGACCACCGTGAGGGGATAGCCCTTGGCGGCCAGGTGCCGGCAGCAGGCGGCGGTGTACATCCCGCCGACCCAGGTGCCGAGCGCGAAGCAGACCACGGCGAGGGTGAGG
This is a stretch of genomic DNA from Pseudomonadota bacterium. It encodes these proteins:
- a CDS encoding TonB-dependent receptor, with the translated sequence MFGPWFDTEYYINLGYGFHSNDGRGTTITLDPKSGEPVQPVDPLVQAEGFDVGVRTALVPDLDSTLSFWLLELDSELLFIGDAGTTEAGRPSRRYGVEWTNYYRPLPWLTFDADFSFSKARFSDDDAAGDHIPGAIETVIAAGVTIDDLKGFFGGLRVRYFGPRPLIEDDSVRSSSTTLLNADIGYKLRDDLRLGIEIFNLLDSEDSDVEYFYASRLPGESAAGVNDIHFHPVEPRSVRVTLGLSF
- a CDS encoding Plug domain-containing protein, whose protein sequence is MSGIKSNTFVDDFDPLTPTLSRREREKKTVPLPEGQGPWRGTRNLKYVWLVLNLMPWAARGDEPVQLPPIEVTERYDSLIGIGDSATAGRVGPEQIESRPLLRPGEVLETVPGVIITQHSGAGKANQFFLRGFNLDHGTDFATSVAGIPVNLPTHGHGQGYTDLNFVIPEIIGGIDYRKGPYYADEGDFSAAGAARIDYANTLPRALVQFTGGSYDYYRGLMAGSTALAAGQVLGAFEVFDNDGPWDHPDEYRRYRGAALQPGRCAQRFQPDRHGL
- a CDS encoding SLC13 family permease, with translation MPFTIRQRIGLALGPVLFLALGLTAGGLGGPARWTAAAVVWMVIWWITEPVPLWLTACIPLVVFPLCGTAALPAVLLQYFDPINFLFLGGMMIAASMQQWGLHRRIALAIIARVGSSPARIVLGFMLATGFISLWISNTAATMMMFPIAMAVLLNFEETLGRNDPGLRRFGLVLMLGVAYAASIGGMGTKIGTAPNLVFVKQAEMHLGHDVDFVTWLKAGLPVVLVALPLVWLYLVRWAVPVQRTELVGNAGEVIAGARARLGPMKAGEYVALSGFLLAAFLWILRKDIDLGSITIPGWWGWVSFGWEDWIGRPIESLPAPLARLLRQDMGDAAVAMGIGIMLLLIPVSIRPLRFGLAPRQMRTLPWGMLVLLGGGFAMAYGMQESGLSTWLAGLLKGADPASPLLLFILVCLFTTALTEVASNTATANMLLPILAAASAPSFGLHPAPLMLAATLAASLGFMLPAGTPPNAIVYSSGYITVGQMARSGVLIDLTGALFIGVLCYFLAPWALGVTRLSP
- the lon gene encoding endopeptidase La — translated: MNTLIPVLPIKNSVLFPHLVMPLAVGRPVSVAAVEAALMREDKLIGVFAQRQPSVEEPALTDLYPIGTLGIIKKIARSDDVIQIVVQGTRRVQAGAVAHTHPFLSLEIGEVPEPEDSGAEVEALQRAVLDLAGKMLQLVQPQIQTSLSHIIAEVDDPLHQVYLIGSLLSLEVEKEQALLGAMSRREALRLAHAYLNHEVQVLEIRNKIASEAQSEMTRQQREYLLRQQLRAIQGELGEQSPEQSEVAELRKRMEEAHLPALVEKEVEKELKRLDRMPASAPDYQIARSYVELTLELPWSKATTDIYDLGRAREILDADHFDLKEVKERIIEHLAVMKLNPEARAPILCFVGPPGVGKTSLGQSIGRALDRKFERLSLGGLHDEAELRGHRRTYIGAMPGRVIRAIRRAGVRNPLLMLDEVDKLGRDYRGDPSAALMEILDPAQNNAFLDNYLDLPFDLSQVFFITTANTLDSIPRPLLDRMETLRLAGYSEEEKREIARRYLIGRQMKESGLGETQITLPEETLAYVIRRYTREAGVRELERVLGRICRKIATRVAEGDTRPVTVHPEDLSELLGPERFFPEAARRQLAPGVAAGLAWTESGGDVLYVETVLLPEGKDLVMTGQLGSVMQESAKAAQSYIASRAGAFGIAEATRQSGVHIHVPAGAIPKDGPSAGVTMVTALTSLYNARPVRSDTAMTGEITLSGLVLPVGGVKEKMLAAHRAGIKRVILPKENEKDLRELPEQVRNEVEFILAARIEEVLCAAIPDLPQPLRAGCGP
- a CDS encoding phenylacetate--CoA ligase family protein, with amino-acid sequence MANEKRDRLLNALQAFIDTPLERLLALGDRPTPAEHALALFHDVARTVPAYRAFLEEQGVAPESIRRAEDFATLPLTNKQNYLAKHPLAALCRYGRLDTCDMIAVSSGSTGTPAFWPRFVTDELAIAVRFEQVFHDSFHAESRLTLAVVCFALGTWVGGMYTAACCRHLAAKGYPLTVVTPGNNKDEILRIIEALGPNFEQVALLGYPPFLKDVIDTGRARGIAWPRYNIKLALAGEVFSEEWRALVLERAGAMDHCRDAASLYGTADAGVLGNETPLSVCIRRFLADTPEAARQLFGEPRLPTLVQYDPLQRYFEISEGTLLFSGDNGIPLVRYHISDEGGLVDYPAMLRFLKEWEFDPLAALEPGDGRGIRPLPFAFVFGRSHFVISYFGANIYPENVSVGLEQTEIREWVTGKFVMQAREDEDKNRFLAIVIELAPGETASGERRDAAARVIVRKLRRLNSEFANYVPPASQLPHIELKALGDLEWFPAGVKHRYTRR